One window of Papaver somniferum cultivar HN1 chromosome 9, ASM357369v1, whole genome shotgun sequence genomic DNA carries:
- the LOC113310882 gene encoding uncharacterized protein At3g28850-like gives MGCSVSRPDQTLISSTSNNNIETFSSPSVQKFSKNQSFCIVHHPPLKKGDTHHLVSLTSTTYGSLLLIDSNPSSPISSPKSPSPSSSPDSVINTWELMDGLDDYDYSVPKKPVLLDRSYSWNSSKKSCFEKQGPLRNGLVKGNVMKLCSAFEEAKISRQNSRKENESARPLWKHLSEESLLADMDPNVATSFRRAVSSRHLGGFHSSKSMVVKPNTTTSSSSSSLSRFSTFMDEKVRLKEAEDRIVIYYTSLRGIRRTFEDCCTVRSIFRGFRVSIDERDISMDSAYRKELQTALGEKTVSLPRVFIKGKYLGGVEEVKQLHEIGELVKLLGGIPAKDPNLVCSCGDLRFLPCSNCQGSRKILSEDDEQLRRCPDCNENGLIRCPDCCN, from the coding sequence ATGGGCTGCTCTGTTTCTCGACctgatcaaaccctaatttcttcaaccTCTAATAACAACATCGAAACCTTTTCATCTCCGTCCGTTCAGAAATTCTCAAAGAATCAATCTTTCTGTATTGTTCATCATCCGCCTCTTAAGAAAGGTGATACCCATCATCTTGTTTCCTTGACTTCTACAACCTACGGttctcttcttcttattgattcaaaccctagttctccaaTTTCTTCACCAAAATCTCCGTCTCCATCATCATCGCCTGATTCTGTTATTAATACCTGGGAACTCATGGATGGTTTAGATGATTATGATTATTCTGTACCTAAAAAACCTGTATTATTAGATCGATCATATTCATGGAATTCGTCAAAGAAATCTTGTTTTGAAAAACAAGGGCCTCTTAGGAACGGATTAGTCAAAGGGAATGTTATGAAATTATGTAGTGCTTTTGAGGAAGCTAAAATTTCAAGACAGAATTCCAGGAAGGAAAATGAATCAGCTAGACCCTTGTGGAAACATTTGTCAGAAGAATCTCTTCTTGCTGATATGGATCCAAATGTTGCAACTAGTTTCAGACGAGCTGTTTCTTCTAGGCACTTAGGGGGTTTTCATTCATCTAAATCCATGGTTGTCAAACCTAATACAAcaacatcttcttcctcttcttcacttTCTAGGTTTTCTACATTTATGGATGAAAAGGTTCGATTAAAAGAGGCTGAAGATAGGATTGTTATCTATTACACTAGTTTAAGAGGAATTCGTAGGACATTTGAAGATTGCTGTACTGTAAGATCAATATTTAGGGGATTTAGGGTTTCCATTGATGAGCGTGATATATCCATGGATTCTGCTTATAGGAAAGAATTACAAACTGCATTAGGTGAAAAAACTGTTAGCTTACCTAGGGTATTTATTAAGGGAAAATATTTgggtggtgttgaagaagttaAACAGCTTCATGAAATTGGTGAGCTGGTTAAGCTTTTAGGAGGTATTCCAGCTAAAGATCCTAACTTGGTTTGTAGTTGTGGGGATTTGAGGTTTCTGCCTTGTTCTAATTGTCAAGGAAGTAGAAAGATATTATCCGAGGACGACGAACAGCTGCGGAGATGCCCGGACTGCAATGAAAATGGATTGATTAGGTGCCCTGACTGTTGTAATTGA